A single genomic interval of Anopheles marshallii chromosome 2, idAnoMarsDA_429_01, whole genome shotgun sequence harbors:
- the LOC128707431 gene encoding uncharacterized protein LOC128707431 — protein MTDASLPIGNTLCLRPLTKENILYYYFPLKGMLSYAALSVNVMNPSIAIKMLPKRDVTNFLLLHTVLGTTLFMYSRPHLKAVQTNKRVAYSICGSVLFSFGSVLVWAVIRSAVPRNQGLATALGLSSGLLMAKLGYDYIENNDSLAVAKKN, from the exons ATGACTGACGCCTCTTTGCCGATCGGGAACACGCTGTGCCTGCGGCCATTgacgaaggaaaacattttgtaCTACTACTTTCCGCTGAAGGGAATGCTCAGTTATGCGGCATTGTCCGTCAACGTAATGAATCCCTCGATTGCTATCAA aatGCTGCCAAAGCGAGACGTGACGaactttttgttgctgcataCCGTGCTCGGCACGACGCTGTTCATGTACAGCAGACCGCATCTGAAAGCAGTGCAAACTAACAAACGAGTAGCGTATAGCATCTGTGGATCCGTGCTGTTCAGCTTCGGTTCGGTGCTGGTTTGGGCCGTCATTCGATCGGCGGTGCCTCGCAATCAGGGGCTTGCTACTGCTCTTGGTTTGTCGTCCGGTCTACTGATGGCCAAACTCGGCTACGATTACATCGAGAACAACGATAGTCTAGCGGTGGCGAAAAAGAACTAA
- the LOC128719757 gene encoding RING-type E3 ubiquitin-protein ligase PPIL2, whose protein sequence is MGKKQHQKDKMYLTYTEWSEFYGGHKRDSVENEQIKFKRLPFDHCCLSMVPFEHPYCDNNGNVFELSAIIEFLKKFKVNPVTGAPLDGKSLIKLNFTKNHEGQYHCPTLFKPFTKNSHIVANGKTGNVFSWEAIEQLNVKAKNWKDLLDDTPFLRKELITIQDPANLDKFNITGFHHIKKNLRVPTEEELAERKDPQGRLKTISAETKDILTQLEKDYKAPETQTEERQVADKFNAAHYSTGAVAAAFTSTAMVPVSNHEAAIIDDDIVRYERVKKKGYVRLLTNFGALNLELYCEQVPKTCENFLKHCHSGYYNGCLFHRSIRNFMLQGGDPTGVGNGGTSAWGKKFADEIKPNLSHAGRGILSMANSGPNTNGSQFFITYRSCKHLDGKHTIFGKLVGGLEILTEMERVEVDNRDRPIENIFIQRAQVFVDPFQEVDEQLTKERAEELERIQQEAEAKRNKAAGKKGSQPLKVFRSGVGKYLDTNITKIPSISTGETPGTSGVSEASKAKKRKVTTGHDGFGNFSSW, encoded by the exons ATGGGTAAAAAGCAGCATCAGAAGGATAAAAT GTACCTCACGTACACGGAGTGGTCAGAGTTTTACGGAGGTCACAAACGAGACTCGGTAGAGAATGAACAGATTAAGTTTAAGCGACTTCCCTTTGACCATTGTTGTTTATCGATGGTACCTTTCGAACACCCCTATTGCGACAACAATGGCAACGTGTTTGAGCTCTCAGCCATTATAGAGtttttgaagaaattcaaggTAAACCCTGTCACGGGTGCACCGTTAGATGGAAAATCACTGATCAAGCTAAACTTCACCAAAAACCATGAGGGACAGTACCACTGTCCGACGCTGTTTAAACCCTTCACCAAAAACTCGCACATCGTGGCCAACGGAAAGACGGGCAATGTGTTCTCGTGGGAAGCGATTGAACAACTAAACGTAAAGGCAAAGAACTGGAAAGATCTATTAGACGATACACCATTTTTGCGGAAGGAACTGATCACGATTCAAGATCCGGCCAACTTGGATAAGTTCAACATTACAGGGTTTCATCATATCAAAAAGAATCTACGTGTTCCGACGGAGGAAGAACTAGCCGAACGGAAGGATCCTCAAGGACGTTTGAAAACGATCTCCGCCGAAACGAAAGACATTCTAACGCAGCTCGAAAAGGATTATAAAGCGCCGGAAACGCAGACAGAAGAGCGCCAGGTAGCGGATAAGTTTAATGCGGCCCATTATTCTACTGGAGCGGTGGCAGCCGCGTTTACGTCGACTGCCATGGTGCCCGTTTCGAATCATGAAGCGGCCATCATCGACGATGATATCGTGCGTTACGAGCGTGTCAAGAAGAAGGGCTATGTCCGGCTGCTGACCAACTTTGGTGCGCTGAACCTGGAGCTCTACTGTGAGCAGGTGCCCAAGACGTGTGAAAACTTCCTCAAACACTGCCACAGTGGATACTACAATGGATGTTTGTTCCATCGGTCTATCCGTAATTTTATGCTTCAAGGCGGTGATCCAACGGGAGTTGGTAACGGTGGCACATCGGCATGGGGTAAAAAGTTTGCGGATGAAATCAAACCCAATCTATCCCACGCCGGGCGGGGGATTCTGTCCATGGCCAATTCGGGACCGAACACGAATGGATCCCAGTT cttCATTACGTACCGATCCTGCAAGCATCTGGACGGAAAGCATACCATCTTCGGCAAGCTGGTCGGTGGGCTGGAAATTCTGACCGAGATGGAACGCGTCGAGGTGGATAACCGTGATCGACCTATAGAAAACATCTTTATCCAGCGAGCCCAAGTGTTCGTCGATCCGTTTCAGGAAGTGGACGAACAGCTCACCAAGGAGCGTGCCGAAGAGCTGGAACGCATTCAGCAGGAAGCGGAagccaaacgaaacaaagcagCTGGTAAAAAGGGTTCCCAACCGTTGAAGGTGTTTCGATCTGGCGTGGGGAAGTATTTGGACACGAACATTACCAAGATTCCGTCGATTTCTACCGGCGAAACACCTGGAACGAGCGGTGTGTCTGAAGCTTCGAAGGCGAAAAAGCGGAAAGTAACGACCGGACATGATGGTTTCGGTAATTTTAGTTCTTGGTAA
- the LOC128708599 gene encoding mitochondrial translation release factor in rescue, with translation MHSLLRLFGPVSVVQLQLLPASLPWRTFSKAIDHSRVPVLREEELEESFVRGSGPGGQAVAKTNNKVVLTHKPTGIVVQCHATRSLFENRREARKMLVGKLDQLYNGDQSVEAQLQRIESKKQTETARRKQKLQAKKKAWKEREFGDDSEKTS, from the coding sequence ATGCACAGCTTGCTTCGATTGTTTGGTCCCGTATCTGTTGTACAATTGCAGCTGCTTCCAGCTTCGTTACCGTGGCGAACATTTTCCAAGGCAATCGATCACAGCCGTGTCCCGGTACTGCGTGAAGAAGAGCTGGAGGAATCGTTTGTCCGTGGCAGTGGCCCCGGAGGACAGGCGGTTGCGAAGACAAATAACAAGGTCGTATTAACCCACAAACCGACCGGCATCGTTGTGCAGTGCCATGCCACACGCTCACTGTTTGAAAATCGTCGAGAGGCGCGGAAGATGCTGGTTGGGAAGTTGGACCAACTGTACAACGGCGATCAGTCAGTGGAAGCACAACTGCAACGGATTGAATCGAAGAAACAGACCGAAACGGCCAGACGCAAGCAAAAGCTTCAGGCGAAGAAAAAGGCTTGGAAGGAGCGTGAATTTGGGGATGATTCGGAAAAGACTTCCTAA
- the LOC128708136 gene encoding MIEF1 upstream open reading frame protein, translating to MSIPATSKRLVLSLYRDLLRYGAQLQYTDQEYFLSRIRREFRQSASLTDPKEIEFCYRRGRALLDRGRVL from the exons atgagTATACCGGCCACCTCGAAACGGCTGGTGCTTTCATTGTATCGTGATTTGCTGCGCTACGGTGCCCAGCTGCAATATACCGATCAGGAATACTTTCTGAGCCGAATAAGGCGCGAATTTCGCCAGTCGGCGTCACTGACCGACCCGAAAGAGATAGAATTTTGTTACAGG CGAGGTCGTGCGCTCCTGGATCGTGGACGCGTTCTGTAA
- the LOC128718613 gene encoding uncharacterized protein LOC128718613, with translation MARTKQTARKSTGGKAPRKQLATKAARKSAPSTGGVKKPHRYRPGTVALREIRRYQKSTELLIRKLPFQRLVREIAQDFKTDLRFQSAAVAALQEASEAYLVGLFEDTNLCAIHAKRVTIMPKDIQLARRIRGERQRAEMARTKQTARKSTGGKAPRKQLATKAARKSAPSTGGVKKPHRYRPGTVALREIRRYQKSTELLIRKLPFQRLVREIAQDFKTDLRFQSAAVAALQEASEAYLVGLFEDTNLCAIHAKRVTIMPKDIQLARRIRGERA, from the exons ATGGCCCGTACTAAGCAGACTGCGCGTAAATCCACCGGAGGAAAGGCCCCacgcaagcagctggccaccaaggccGCTCGTAAGAGTGCTCCGTCCACCGGCGGGGTcaagaagccgcatcgttacCGTCCGGGAACGGTGGCCCTGCGAGAaatccgtcgctaccagaagTCGACGGAGttgctgatccgcaagctgccgTTCCAGCGCTTGGTGCGTGAGATTGCGCAGGATTTCAAGACGGACTTGCGTTTCCAGAGCGCAGCTGTGGCCGCACTTCAGGAAGCCAGCGAAGCTTACCTGGTCGGGTTGTTTGAGGACACGAATCTATGCGCCATCCACGCCAAGCGCGTGACGATTATGCCCAAGGACATCCAGCTGGCACGCCGtatccgcggagagcgt CAAAGAGCAGAGATGGCCCGTACCAAGCAGACAGCGCGTAAATCCACCGGAGGAAAGGCTCCTCGtaagcagctggccaccaaggccGCTCGTAAGAGTGCTCCGTCCACCGGAGGGGTcaagaagccgcatcgttacCGTCCGGGAACGGTGGCCCTGCGAGAaatccgtcgctaccagaagTCGACGGAGttgctgatccgcaagctaCCGTTCCAGCGCTTGGTGCGTGAGATTGCGCAGGATTTCAAGACGGACTTGCGTTTCCAGAGCGCAGCTGTGGCCGCACTTCAGGAAGCCAGCGAAGCATACTTGGTCGGGTTGTTTGAGGACACGAATCTGTGCGCCATCCACGCCAAGCGCGTGACGATTATGCCCAAggacatccagctggctcgcCGTATCCGTGGAGAGCGTGCTTAA